The following is a genomic window from bacterium.
TCCGGGTGGTACAGATTGCCGGCGTGCTGGCCCGGCGAATTGTTTGCTGGTCCCGGGTCGGCGACCGCCTCCCCATGGGGGAGCGCTTCGGCCTGATTCAGTTCGGATCGCGGACCGACCTTCACCTCCCCGAAGGCTTTACGGCGTGCTGCCGGGTCGGGGATCGCGTCCGCGGAGGAGAAACGATCATTGCCCGGAAAAATCAAGGATAGGATTCAGGGGACCATCTCCCGCCGCCGGAGAAGGCGCCGGGGCCGCCGGGGCCACTCGCTCCAGCGCGGGATATTTCTTCTGCCCAACCTTCTGACAACCGGAAGCCTCTTCACCGGCTTCTACTCGATCATCAAGGCGATCCAGGGCGACTTCTGGACCGCCTCGCTCGCCATCCTCATCGCCATCGTACTCGATGGCCTCGACGGGGCGGTCGCCCGCCTGACGCGGAGCGCAAGCTCTTTCGGCCTTCAGTACGATTCGCTCTGCGACCTTGTGGCCTTTGGCATTGCGCCGGCCATTTTGGTCTTCACCTGGGCGCTGGCGCCCTACGGCCGGATCGGCTGGTTGGCGGCCTTCGTGTTCGCCGCGTGCGGCGCCCTGCGCCTCGCCCGCTTCAACGTCTTCGCCCTGACGGGAGAGGGCGGCACCTCCGACTTCCGCGGCCTCCCGATTCCGGCCGCCGGCGGCGTGCTGGCTTCTCTC
Proteins encoded in this region:
- the pssA gene encoding CDP-diacylglycerol--serine O-phosphatidyltransferase, giving the protein MPGKIKDRIQGTISRRRRRRRGRRGHSLQRGIFLLPNLLTTGSLFTGFYSIIKAIQGDFWTASLAILIAIVLDGLDGAVARLTRSASSFGLQYDSLCDLVAFGIAPAILVFTWALAPYGRIGWLAAFVFAACGALRLARFNVFALTGEGGTSDFRGLPIPAAGGVLASLVFLAEDLSLRTYIPLAVTAAFGYILAFLMVSTIRYQSFKRFGGRLKHPFRVLVGAVLTLFVAAAIPQVVAFLVMIGYAASGPLLAILHRQRTQKEDSPAPQEEEPSPAP